In Akkermansia muciniphila, one DNA window encodes the following:
- a CDS encoding sulfatase family protein — MNKPALHLMLALAAAAACPAAVTPKVKPPRAIVMIYADDLGYGDVGCYGAKGIPTPSIDRLAEQGCRFTDAYSTTSVCTPSRYALFTGEYPWRKEGTGILPGDAALIIDTKKPTLPRMLQSHGYKTYMVGKWHLGLGEKGKKIDWNRHISPSPNEIGFDESFIFAATGDRVPCVILENGNVRNLDPNDPIEVSYKHNFPGLPNGKDNKDQLKLMWSHGHNQAIINGIGRIGFMKGGKSALWKDEENADVITDKAIEYIQKSAKAKEPFFLMFATHDIHVPRCPEKRFVGKSRHGVRGDVTVELDDCVRRITDALQQAGLEKDALVIFSSDNGPVLDDGYRDFAVRDNAAHSPAGPFRAGKYSILEGGSRIPFIVKWPGVVSPGTTSKALLNQMDLGASLEQLLASGKANSFRDSENVMPALLGKSAKGRDYHVINSTGKALAIRHGKWKFIPAGVAIRDGINGASAKMSKSPEGGSLFDLEKDPKELDNVAARHPDICEQMKAKLEEIRQRPETKADREDLLPLDD, encoded by the coding sequence ATGAATAAACCCGCATTACACCTGATGCTTGCCCTGGCAGCGGCGGCGGCCTGCCCGGCCGCAGTCACGCCCAAGGTCAAGCCTCCCAGAGCCATCGTCATGATTTACGCTGACGACCTTGGCTATGGAGACGTAGGCTGCTATGGAGCCAAAGGGATTCCCACCCCCTCTATCGACAGGCTTGCCGAGCAGGGCTGCCGCTTCACGGACGCCTATTCCACCACATCCGTCTGCACCCCTTCCCGCTATGCCCTGTTCACCGGGGAATACCCGTGGCGCAAGGAAGGCACGGGCATCCTGCCGGGAGACGCCGCCCTCATTATCGATACCAAGAAACCCACCCTGCCCAGGATGCTCCAATCCCACGGCTACAAAACCTACATGGTGGGCAAATGGCACCTGGGCCTGGGGGAAAAGGGGAAGAAAATTGACTGGAACAGGCATATCTCTCCCAGCCCGAACGAAATCGGATTTGACGAAAGCTTTATCTTCGCCGCTACGGGCGACCGCGTTCCCTGCGTGATTCTGGAAAACGGCAATGTCCGCAATCTGGACCCGAACGACCCCATTGAAGTATCCTACAAGCACAACTTCCCCGGGCTTCCCAATGGCAAGGACAATAAGGACCAGCTCAAACTCATGTGGAGCCACGGGCATAATCAGGCCATTATCAACGGAATTGGACGCATCGGCTTCATGAAGGGAGGAAAAAGCGCCTTGTGGAAGGATGAGGAAAACGCCGATGTAATTACGGATAAAGCTATTGAATACATCCAGAAGAGCGCCAAAGCCAAGGAACCGTTTTTCCTGATGTTCGCCACGCATGACATCCACGTGCCGCGCTGCCCGGAAAAACGCTTTGTAGGCAAAAGCCGGCACGGCGTGCGCGGTGACGTGACCGTGGAACTGGACGACTGCGTGCGCCGCATCACGGACGCTCTGCAACAGGCCGGTCTGGAAAAAGACGCCCTGGTGATCTTCTCCAGCGACAACGGCCCCGTGCTGGATGACGGCTACAGGGATTTCGCCGTCCGGGACAATGCCGCCCATTCCCCTGCCGGCCCCTTCCGCGCAGGCAAATACAGCATTCTGGAAGGAGGTTCCCGTATTCCGTTCATCGTCAAATGGCCCGGCGTGGTCTCCCCCGGAACCACAAGCAAAGCCCTGCTCAACCAGATGGATCTGGGAGCTTCCCTGGAACAACTGCTGGCCTCCGGCAAGGCCAATTCCTTCCGTGACTCTGAAAACGTGATGCCCGCCCTTCTGGGCAAATCCGCCAAGGGCCGTGACTACCACGTCATCAACAGCACCGGCAAGGCGTTGGCGATACGCCACGGCAAATGGAAGTTCATTCCCGCCGGCGTTGCCATCCGCGACGGCATCAACGGGGCCTCCGCGAAAATGAGCAAGTCCCCGGAAGGAGGAAGCCTCTTTGACCTGGAAAAAGACCCGAAGGAACTTGACAACGTAGCCGCCCGGCATCCGGACATTTGCGAGCAGATGAAAGCCAAGCTTGAGGAAATCCGCCAGAGACCCGAAACCAAGGCTGACCGGGAGGATCTGCTCCCCTTGGACGACTAA
- a CDS encoding ferrous iron transporter B — protein MERETEAKENLWRTRLDAVLMHRIWGSLIFLGIVYIIFFLSFAIGDPLVRLIQTGTQLFSVWACRMLEPWPRLQSLLGEGVVGGVGGVLAFLPNVVLLFGAITVLENSGYMMRVSRLMGRIMKIMGLNGSSFAPLLLGFGCSVPAILSTRRIETRSDRLVTIAVLPMMSCAGRLPIYMMFVSALFPSRLQAPVLFGIYASGVLLALCCARLLKNTLFKAPQRDSLHHMKRLRLPSLRKVGILMWSRAFMYVRKAGTFILGASIILWFLNTYPRPEEDTAPINAAAMERSYAGQIGHWMEPVTQVAGFDWKINSALVGAFAAKEIFVTQMGILYAVEDGNSGPAAQQTLNARLKASYTPLQGISIMIFCLIALPCIGTVTVAKREAGTWWFALAQFGGLTLLGFATATLIYQTGLLL, from the coding sequence ATGGAACGGGAAACAGAGGCAAAGGAAAACCTGTGGAGAACCAGACTGGATGCCGTCCTGATGCACAGAATATGGGGGTCCCTTATTTTCCTGGGCATTGTTTATATTATTTTCTTTCTGAGCTTCGCTATCGGGGATCCGCTGGTCAGGCTCATCCAGACGGGCACCCAGCTGTTCAGCGTCTGGGCCTGCCGCATGCTGGAACCGTGGCCCCGCCTGCAATCCCTGCTGGGGGAAGGCGTGGTAGGCGGCGTGGGCGGAGTACTGGCCTTTCTGCCCAACGTGGTTCTCCTCTTCGGGGCCATTACTGTGTTGGAAAACAGCGGATACATGATGAGGGTTTCCCGCCTGATGGGCCGCATCATGAAAATCATGGGATTGAACGGCAGCAGCTTTGCCCCCCTCCTGCTGGGATTCGGCTGCTCGGTTCCCGCCATCCTGTCCACCAGGAGAATTGAAACGCGCAGCGACCGTCTGGTCACCATCGCCGTGCTGCCCATGATGAGCTGTGCGGGCCGCCTGCCGATCTACATGATGTTCGTCTCCGCCCTGTTTCCCTCCCGCCTGCAGGCCCCCGTTCTGTTCGGGATTTACGCCAGCGGCGTCCTGCTGGCGCTGTGCTGCGCCCGGCTTCTGAAAAACACGCTTTTCAAGGCGCCCCAGAGGGATTCCCTCCACCACATGAAACGCCTGCGCCTCCCCTCCCTGCGGAAGGTGGGCATCTTGATGTGGTCGCGGGCCTTCATGTATGTCCGGAAAGCGGGCACCTTCATCCTTGGGGCCTCCATCATCCTGTGGTTCCTGAACACCTACCCCAGGCCGGAAGAAGACACGGCGCCGATAAACGCAGCGGCCATGGAACGTTCCTACGCCGGACAAATAGGCCATTGGATGGAACCCGTCACGCAGGTGGCCGGATTTGACTGGAAAATCAATTCCGCCCTGGTGGGAGCCTTTGCCGCCAAGGAAATCTTCGTCACCCAGATGGGCATCCTCTATGCGGTGGAAGACGGGAATTCGGGCCCGGCGGCCCAGCAGACATTGAACGCCCGCCTTAAAGCCAGCTACACCCCTCTCCAGGGCATCAGCATCATGATATTCTGCCTGATCGCCCTGCCCTGCATCGGCACCGTTACCGTCGCCAAAAGGGAAGCGGGCACCTGGTGGTTCGCTCTGGCGCAATTCGGCGGATTGACCCTCCTGGGTTTTGCAACGGCCACGCTGATCTACCAGACAGGGCTCCTTCTGTAA